The Candidatus Nanosynbacter featherlites region GGTTATTAGGGGCTTAGGAGGAGCAGCAGCTCAAGAAACAGCAATTGAAGAAGCTCAAGAAGTAGTTGAAGAAAGAACGGATGAACAAATACCACCAGTTGACATTGTTCAGTTCTATACAGCAATGGGAGAATACGGTATTTCTGCGCCAGGCGCACTTCTTGCTGCTGATACTGCAGACTCCATTAAGGTAAATCATTTTGAGAACACAGTTAAGTTAGTGCCTGAGCTGTCTCCTGAAGAGGAGCCGACAGAAGAATAATTCGCGTGAGTGATTTATCATAAAAAAACAACTCTTCGTTAGGGAAGAGTTGTTTTGATAATGCTTATTGGTACACCCGGCACGATTCGAACGTACGACCTTTGGCTCCGCAAGCCAACGCTCTATCCAGCTGAGCTACGGGTGCATACAGCCTTTCGGCAAAACCGATTGGCCATAACAAAAATATAAGGTACCTTCTCTGCTCACGTCATGAACATCGAACTTTTACATTCTAACATATATCAAAAGCTAAGAGCAAGCTAAAGCTTAATGATTCGGATGAGTTTTTCCAAAGCGTCTGGTTTTATCTCTTGCATGGGGAGGCGTGTGCCTAACATATCGACAATTACTTCCCCTTCTGTCTCTGAAAAGTAAATGGTTAGCCCCGGTGAGAAACGTTTAACGGGAAGTAGTAATACTGAGAATTGACCTTGATATTCGATAACTCCAAAGGCTTTGAATTCACTAAAATCGTATAACTTGTCCGCCACATAAACACCTTTAGGGCTAATGGCATAGTTGATCATGCGAGGAGTCTTGGTAGACAGAGACAGTAATGCTACTGCCATGATGGGTATCAACACCGTGAATGTCCAGCTTTTGATCCAGAAAACAGACAGCGCCATGAGCACCATGATGACTACGGCAAATGATAGATACCAGCCTAGACCACGTACTGGACCCCTGGTCTCTGGGGCGTGCCAAGAAAACGGTTCAGACAAATCATGAGCTGTTGCTTTGGTTGGTTCTGCTTCCATGGTTTTAGTATACCATGAGCATGATGTGCAGGCTAGACGTCAGTAGAGCCACCACTGACGGCGAAATTGATGACAAACTTGATGATGGCATAGGCAAAAAGAGCAATCAATAAACCAATGACAGCATACAAGATGGTGTTCTTGGCGGCGGTAACCGATTCTTTTCGTCCACCAGATATGACATAACGAAAACCACCAAAGATCAGCATAACAACGCTGACTACCGCGATACCGATCAACATGAAGTTAATAACCCGACGCACTAGAGAGCTGTCACCGTTCCATAGGTTGGTTGGCACGCCATTGCCGCGAGCTGCCTCCACACCTTCTGCAAAACCACCCTCACCAAGTGCCAGAGCTGGCAGACCAGTGATGGTTAATGCTAACATGGTTGTTATGATGATGCTTGCGCCAACGGTTACAATCTTTTTCATAATAGCTATATTATCCCTGTTTGGTATTAAAAAGTCAACGCTATGGTATTTTGTACAGGTGTGGTACAATGTAACCAGGTTTCATGGTGTACATTTTGGAGGAGTACCCAAGTGGCTGAAGGGGACGGTTTGCTAAATCGTTAGTACGGAGAGATCTGTAGCGGGAGTTCGAATCTCCCCTCCTCCGCCAGAAACTGATATGAAATTCTCAACTTACGGGTTGGGAATTTTTATTTGTGAACAGGAGTATGGTATAATGTGAACAGATTTCTGGAAGGGTGACCGAGTGGTTGAAGGTACCGGTCTTGAAAACCGGCGTGCGGTAAAACGTACCGAGGGTTCGAATCCCTCCCCTTCCGCCAGAATGATACATAAACACCTCGAGTAGGTGTTTTTATTTGCTACAACGTGAAATATACTTGACATAAAATAAAACTTATGCTAATATGATAATCAGGTTAACAGCGCTCAGTGCGCGTTAATAAAACATAAACAGAGAGATACATGAATATATTACAACAGATTATTACACAATTTACCATATTTGTGAGCCTGACTACTGCTTGTGGTGTACTAATGCATGACACCCACGTAGATAAGGCGGTGGTATCAGTATTTAGTGCGGTTGATTTTCAGGGGTCAACGGGCGACGATGGTATGAAAACGACAAGGATTGGTTCGTCTGCGCACACACATCCAGAGCATACATCACTCAGTAGTATCATTCATGATGGATCGGCAAATCCTCGTTCAACACCACGAAACGATGACCGAAAATACATGAAAGTCAAGCGTGCCCAGGGTAATGGCGGTCCTGAGTTTGATGGGCAACGCTTGTGTATCGGTAAGATTTGTTTTTAGTTACATTTGATAACTTCCAACTCGGTGATAAGTCGTTGGATGAGCGCTTGCTGATCTGTAATGTGTTGGCGAGTCTCTTCCACTAAATGGGCCGGTGCTTTTTCGGCGTAAGATGGATTGTTGATACGCGCTTCAAGCCCCTCGAGGCGTTTTCGGGCTTCTGCGAGGCGCATTTCTAGCTCAGTCTGGTGTTGATAGAGCGTCTCATCATCGATATCCAGCCACACTTCCCTGTTGGCTGCGGCCAATCTGAGACCACGCGGTTGATCGGTGTGCTCAATTGAGGCAAGGCGCATCAGGTGTTTGATGGTGTCGGCGTTTTCTTTGACCAAGCTGTCATTGCCGTACAGTAAGCGATATTTTTTATTGCCCGGTAGCTCTGTGATCACCCAGCGACCTTCGGAGACTAATTCTTTGATTCGTTCAAATTGTTCAGCTTCAATTTCATCGTATTGTTCTGGTGTTGGCCAGCTGTCGCGCATCAGAATACCGTCGGTGTAGTTGAGTGTCTGCCAAATTGTCTCAGTGACGAACGGTGCGAATGGATGAGTAATCCTCAGGCTGGTTGCCAGTACCCATGACAATAATGGGCGGTTGATGGCGGTTTTTGATGATTCAATATACCAGTCAGCGACGTCATCCCAAATAGCGTGATAGACGGTTTCGGCGGCCTCAGAAAAGCGGTATTGTTCCAGACGGACAGCGACGTTGTTGGCGGCGTCATTCAGCTGGCGAATAATCCAGTGATCAGCTGGGGTTTGTGGCTGTAATGGCACGATGACGTGATCGTCGCCAATTTGTGCTTCAACAAAGCGAGCAATATTCCACAGCTTGTTGCAGAAGTTACGAGCAGCGATGACCGCACCCCGGTTGAAGGCTTGATGCTGAGCTGGCGCTCGCCCAGCGATGATACCCATGCGGGTGGCGTCTGAGCCAAATTCTGACACCAGTTCCATTGGGTTGATGACATTACCTTTGGATTTGGACATTTTTTGATTGTGCTCGTCGTTGACCATGCCGTGTAGGTAAACGTCTTTGAATGGTAGCTTACCAGTGCGGTACAGGCTGAGCATAATCATGCGTGATACCCATGCCCGCATGATGTCCATACCAGTTTCCATCAGGCTGGTTGGGAAGTATTTGGCTAGTTCCCCACCATTGAGGTAATCGGTCACGATGTACGGCCATTGACCAGATGAGAACCAGGTGTCAAAGGTGTCTTCTTCTCTGATATATGTTGTGCCATTTACAACAATACGCTTTTCTGTCACCCGAGTGTCAAAGATCCAGTCGTTTGAGTCGGTTTCATTAACAAAGGCTGGAATTGGGATACCCCACGGAATCTGTCGGGAGATGTTCCAGTCTTTGAGCTGCTCCAGGTAGGCGATGAGTTCTTTACGCTTTGAGGCTGGGTGGAAAGTAATCTCCCTCTTCTCCAGCGCCTCAATGGCTGGCTTGGCTAGTGGCTGCATTTTGATAAACCACTGCTCTTTGACCATTGGTTCAATGACGGTGCCACACTTGTAGCAATGACCGACGGCATGTTCAATGTCAGATTCACCGCGGCGTAGCTCCATGGCTTCCAGGGCGGCTAGGATGCGGCGTCTCGCTTCTTGTGGATCTAGGCCTAAGAATTGTGGCGGCACGTTGATTAGCTTGCCGTCGTGGCTGATGATACTTTTGATCGGCAGGCCATGGCGTTCTGCCATCTCAAAGTCATTTGGATCATGCGCTGGGGTTATTTTGACGGCTCCAGTACCATAGCTCATATCGACGTATTCGTCAGCGATGATTGGGATTTCGCGGTCGATAATTGGCAGGAGAATGCGGGTACCAATGAGTTTTTTGTAGCGCTCGTCATCAGGGTGAACAGCCACAGCAACGTCGCCCAACATGGTTTCAGGACGGGTGGTGGCAACTACGATCTCGCCAATTTTGTCCAATGTTGGGTAGGCAATTTTCCATAACGTACCCTTCTCTGTTTTATGTTCGACCTCAATGTCAGCAAAACTAGTTTGGTGGACAGTACAGTAGTTAACGATTCGTTCACCTCGGTAAATCAGATCATCTTCCCACATCTGTCTGAAAGTGTCGTACACTGTTTGTATCACCTTATCATCCAGGGTAAATGTAAGGTGTTTCCAGGAGGCGCTTGTGCCTAAAGCACGTAGTTGTAACTCCATATTGCCACGCTTTTCTTGGACAAAATTCCACACCTGGCTGTACAGTTGTTCTCGCGAAAAATCAAAGCGACTTTTCCCCTGCTTTGCCAGTTCTTTTTCGTAAACCACCCATGTTTCAAAGCCAGCGTGATCTGCTCCAGGAATGAACACTGCGTCATCACCCTTTAGTCTGTGATAACGAATCAAGATGTCTTTTAGGTTCATGTCAAGCGCGTGTCCAATGTGCAGGTTACCGTTGGCATTTGGTGGTGGCATGACGATACTATATGGCTTACCTTCACCTGTGGGCGCAAAAGAATCACTCGTCTCCCACAGAGCATAGATATCTGGTTCGTAGTCATTTGGAATGTATTGTTTGGCTAATTGCATATGATCTGATTCCTATATATTTCACGGGAAAAATAATACACACAAACCATTCAGTACTTTTCACACGAAAAAGTACTCAAACGAGTTTATGTGTGTATTCTCCCATGTTTATTTCTAGTTATAGTATACCATAGAACTGGGATTTTGGCGTCATGGCTTACGCCGCGTCGAGCATGGATAGACTTGGCTGGACTTCCATATTGTATGGGTCGGTGGGCTGGTCGATGTGGGCGCGGAAATACCCGAGTGCGGCGATCATGGCGGCATTGTCGGTGCAGAGCTGAATGGGTGCGTATTCAATGTCGATAGGCAGGGCTAGGCTTAGTTGGCGGCGCAGTTCTTGATTGGCGGCGACACCACCAGCGATGACGACGGAAGCAGGCTGAAAATTGTCATAGGCTTTTTTGGTTTTATCAACCAAAGTTTTGATGGCGGTGTACTGGAAGCTGGCAGCCATGTTGTGCTGTAATTCGTCGGTCACCAGGGCAGGGAGCTCGTGTGATGGGAAGGTAAAGTCTTTACCGACTTCGCGCTGTACGGTCCTTAGAACGGCTGTTTTGAGGCCAGAAAAGGAGAAATCATACTCACCAGCGAGTTTGGCGATGGGTAGATGAAAGGTCTGCGAATCACCGAGCTCAGCTGCTTTGGCGATGGCCGGGCCACCAGGGTAGGGCAGGCCGATAATCTTGGCAACCTTATCAAACGCTTCACCAACAGCGTCATCTTGAGTTTGGCCAATGAGCTGGTAGTCACCGTGGTTTTGGAACAGGACGAGCTGTGAATGTCCACCAGAGACGATGAGGGCAAGGAGAGGGAATACGGGTTGGTTTTTTGGCAGTGTTAAAGATAAGGTGTCAGACTGTTGGTTGATGAAATTAGCGTATACATGAGCCTCTACATGATGTATTTTGTACAACGGTTTGTGATGAATAATGGCGAGGGTGCGGGCGGCAAGAGTACCGATGAGTAGTGAACCAATGAGACCAGGCGCGTAGGTGACGGCGATGGCGTCGATATCGTCCCAGGTACAATCAGCATCAGACAGAGCTTTGTTGATGACTGGGCTGATGACTTCCAGGTGTGAACGAGCGGCTACCTCTGGTACTACTCCACCGTATGCAGCATGGATGTCGATTTGTGAGTTAACGACGTTTGATAGTAGCATGTGACCGTCTTCAATGACGGCGGCAGCTGTTTCATCACAGCTTGATTCAATTCCCAAAATCCTCATAACTATGGCATAGTATATCACATAGTCGCCTCTGTTGTCTGGAAGTGTGAATCGGCGCGCAAAAAATGTTATCATGGATATATGAAACAGATTCTTGTCAAAGCAGCCAGAAGTATTTTGCCCGCCAGTGCTTTGCATGGTGTGGAGAATGGATATCGCCGAGTCAGAGTACGACTATTGAGCGCGCGGTATGGTAACCCGTCAAAAAACTTGCGAGTTATTGCAGTAACTGGCACCAATGGAAAGACAACGACCGCCTGCTACATCAATGAGATCTTGAAGGAAGCTAAATTTAAGACAGCGATGTTCACGACAGCGTTGATCGAGGTGGCAGGGAAGGCTCAAGTCAATGATTTGAATGCAACAGTGGCTTCGACTGGTAGGATGCAGCAGTTCTTTCGTGATGCAAAAAAGGCCGATGTGGACTATGTCGTGTTGGAAATCACGTCGCACGCGCTTGATCAGCATAAACTTGACGGCGTGCCAATTGAAGCAGCGGTGATGACCAATTTGACGCAGGATCATTTGGACTATCACAAGACTATGGAGAATTATGCAGCGGCTAAGAGTAAATTGTTTGCGCTGGAACCGCGATATATCATTTTGAACCGTGATGATGAATGGTATGACTATTTTGATCAATTTGTTGCTGGTGAACAAAAAATGACCTACGGCAAACATCCGGAAGCAGAGGCGCAGATTCAGCGAGTTAAGCTGTACCGCAAGGGCACTGAAGCTGATGTAGTTTTGGATCATCAAACGCATTTGGAGCTGGCGACAGCGCTGCCGGGCGAGTTTAATGTGCACAATATGACGGCAGCGGTGACATTGGCGTATCTGCTGGGTGTCAAGCTGCAGGATATCCAAGAAGGAGTGGCGAATGTCGAAGCGGTTCCTGGTAGGTTTGAGCGAGCGGTGGAGGGCCTTGGGTATGACGTAATTGTTGATTATGCTCATACGCCTGATGCATTGGATAAATTATTGACGGCTGCTCGTAAGATTGCCAAGGGTCGAGTGATTTTGGTATTTGGGGCTTGTGGTGATCGTGACAAGAGTAAGCGGCCAACTATGGGCGAAATTGCTGCTAAAAACGCAGACAGGATATTCCTGACTGACGAGGAGAGTTATAACGAAGACCCTGATCAGATCAGAAGAATGGTTTACGAAGGAATTGAGCGGTCTCATGGTGACGCTAAGACGACGGAAATTCCTGACCGGCGGCAGGCGATTGAGCGAGCGCTTGGCTCTGCTCAAAAGGGTGATATGGTATTGATCACTGGTATGGGGCACGAAAAATACCGAATTGTGAATGGACAGCGACTACCGTGGAATGATAGTCAGGTAGTGCGCGAGATTTTAGGACAGGAAAAAGCAGAATAATCAGCTCAATGACTTACCGAAAAAAGCTTGTTTTTTGCGGAGCCATTCTTTAGATTGGCGGACGAGTTTCTTGCTGTCGGTAGAGTTTTTTAAGAGTGGTTTGATGGCCTCTTCAAGATAGACGCCACCTTGAGAACCTTTGAATAATAGGACGGTATCTTGACGAGCCAGGGATTGTAACAGTTCTACGGCGTCAGTGGCTTTATCAAAGGAGGTGACAGTACAGCCGTTGTCTTTGGCGGCTGGTGCCAAGAATTTAGCTGTGTTGGGGCCGATGGTGATGACGTGTGATAGATGTGCTGGGTCGCATAGTGTGCCGAGTGTGCGGTGCTCAGCCGCTGTCGTGCCACCAAGCTCGTTCATGTCTCCCAAGACGGCAACTTTGGTCTTGGCTGGTAATTGATAGAGCGTTTCAAGGGCTGATTTGGCAGCGAGCGGACTGGAATTGTATGAATCATCGATGATCGTTGAGTCATTAATGCCGCTCAGGAGGTTCATTCGTCCCGACACGGGAGTAAAATTCTCCA contains the following coding sequences:
- a CDS encoding valine--tRNA ligase, whose protein sequence is MQLAKQYIPNDYEPDIYALWETSDSFAPTGEGKPYSIVMPPPNANGNLHIGHALDMNLKDILIRYHRLKGDDAVFIPGADHAGFETWVVYEKELAKQGKSRFDFSREQLYSQVWNFVQEKRGNMELQLRALGTSASWKHLTFTLDDKVIQTVYDTFRQMWEDDLIYRGERIVNYCTVHQTSFADIEVEHKTEKGTLWKIAYPTLDKIGEIVVATTRPETMLGDVAVAVHPDDERYKKLIGTRILLPIIDREIPIIADEYVDMSYGTGAVKITPAHDPNDFEMAERHGLPIKSIISHDGKLINVPPQFLGLDPQEARRRILAALEAMELRRGESDIEHAVGHCYKCGTVIEPMVKEQWFIKMQPLAKPAIEALEKREITFHPASKRKELIAYLEQLKDWNISRQIPWGIPIPAFVNETDSNDWIFDTRVTEKRIVVNGTTYIREEDTFDTWFSSGQWPYIVTDYLNGGELAKYFPTSLMETGMDIMRAWVSRMIMLSLYRTGKLPFKDVYLHGMVNDEHNQKMSKSKGNVINPMELVSEFGSDATRMGIIAGRAPAQHQAFNRGAVIAARNFCNKLWNIARFVEAQIGDDHVIVPLQPQTPADHWIIRQLNDAANNVAVRLEQYRFSEAAETVYHAIWDDVADWYIESSKTAINRPLLSWVLATSLRITHPFAPFVTETIWQTLNYTDGILMRDSWPTPEQYDEIEAEQFERIKELVSEGRWVITELPGNKKYRLLYGNDSLVKENADTIKHLMRLASIEHTDQPRGLRLAAANREVWLDIDDETLYQHQTELEMRLAEARKRLEGLEARINNPSYAEKAPAHLVEETRQHITDQQALIQRLITELEVIKCN
- a CDS encoding UDP-N-acetylmuramoyl-L-alanyl-D-glutamate--2,6-diaminopimelate ligase translates to MKQILVKAARSILPASALHGVENGYRRVRVRLLSARYGNPSKNLRVIAVTGTNGKTTTACYINEILKEAKFKTAMFTTALIEVAGKAQVNDLNATVASTGRMQQFFRDAKKADVDYVVLEITSHALDQHKLDGVPIEAAVMTNLTQDHLDYHKTMENYAAAKSKLFALEPRYIILNRDDEWYDYFDQFVAGEQKMTYGKHPEAEAQIQRVKLYRKGTEADVVLDHQTHLELATALPGEFNVHNMTAAVTLAYLLGVKLQDIQEGVANVEAVPGRFERAVEGLGYDVIVDYAHTPDALDKLLTAARKIAKGRVILVFGACGDRDKSKRPTMGEIAAKNADRIFLTDEESYNEDPDQIRRMVYEGIERSHGDAKTTEIPDRRQAIERALGSAQKGDMVLITGMGHEKYRIVNGQRLPWNDSQVVREILGQEKAE
- the tsaD gene encoding tRNA (adenosine(37)-N6)-threonylcarbamoyltransferase complex transferase subunit TsaD codes for the protein MRILGIESSCDETAAAVIEDGHMLLSNVVNSQIDIHAAYGGVVPEVAARSHLEVISPVINKALSDADCTWDDIDAIAVTYAPGLIGSLLIGTLAARTLAIIHHKPLYKIHHVEAHVYANFINQQSDTLSLTLPKNQPVFPLLALIVSGGHSQLVLFQNHGDYQLIGQTQDDAVGEAFDKVAKIIGLPYPGGPAIAKAAELGDSQTFHLPIAKLAGEYDFSFSGLKTAVLRTVQREVGKDFTFPSHELPALVTDELQHNMAASFQYTAIKTLVDKTKKAYDNFQPASVVIAGGVAANQELRRQLSLALPIDIEYAPIQLCTDNAAMIAALGYFRAHIDQPTDPYNMEVQPSLSMLDAA